The following coding sequences are from one Canis lupus dingo isolate Sandy chromosome 21, ASM325472v2, whole genome shotgun sequence window:
- the LOC112667924 gene encoding olfactory receptor 56A3-like, with amino-acid sequence MTPHRNGSTGVSEFLLNCFVRSPTWQLWLSLPLSILFLVAMGANAVLLITIWLEASLHQPMYYLLSLLSLLDIVLCLTVIPKVLVIFWFDLKSISFDACFLQMYIINCFYAMESCTFMVMAYDRYVAICHPLRYPSIITERFVAKAAAFILARNGIVTVTLPILSSRLNYCGRNIIENCICANLSVSKLSCDDVTINRILQFAGGWTLLGSDLILIFLSYGLILRAVLRLKAEGAMAKALSTCGSHFILILFFSTVLLVFVLTHMMKKKVSPDVPVLLNVLHNVIPAALNPIVYGVRTQEIKQGIQRLLKKGW; translated from the coding sequence ATGACACCTCACAGAAATGGCTCCACTGGGGTTTCAGAGTTCCTCCTGAATTGTTTTGTCAGGTCCCCCACTTGGCAGCTCTGGTTGTCCCTGCCCCTCAGCATCTTGTTCCTTGTGGCCATGGGGGCCAATGCTGTTCTCCTGATCACCATCTGGCTGGAGGCCTCTCTACACCAGCCCATGTACTACCTGctcagcctcctctccctcctggacATTGTTCTCTGCCTCACTGTCATCCCCAAGGTCCTGGTCATCTTCTGGTTTGACCTCAAGTCCATCAGCTTTGATGCCTGCTTCCTACAGATGTACATCATTAATTGTTTCTATGCCATGGAGTCCTGCACATTTATggtcatggcctatgaccgctatgtggccatctgccaccCACTGAGGTACCCATCTATCATCACTGAACGATTTGTAGCTAAGGCTGCTGCCTTTATTTTGGCCAGAAATGGGATTGTAACAGTGACTCTCCCCATTCTATCATCTCGACTCAATTATTGTGGGAGAAATATTATTGAGAATTGCATTTGTGCCAATTTGTCTGTCTCCAAGCTCTCCTGTGATGATGTCACCATCAATCGCATTCTCCAATTTGCTGGAGGCTGGACACTGCTAGGATCTGACCTCATCCTCATCTTCCTCTCCTACGGCCTTATACTCCGAGCTGTGCTGAGACTCAAGGCAGAGGGTGCCATGGCCAAGGCCCTGAGCACATGTGGTTCTCACTTCATCCTTATCCTCTTCTTCAGCACCGTCCTTCTGGTCTTCGTGCTCACTCATATGATGAAGAAGAAAGTCTCCCCTGATGTGCCAGTCTTGCTCAATGTCCTCCACAACGTCATCCCCGCAGCCCTCAACCCCATTGTTTATGGAGTGCGAACCCAGGAGATCAAGCAAGGAATCCAGAGATTACTGAAGAAGGGGTGGTAG